One Prolixibacteraceae bacterium DNA segment encodes these proteins:
- a CDS encoding transposase produces the protein MIIKDKDFNLIKIYDLICYYFDELRYYCERFSNNNSPCFTDQEVMTIYLFGVQYQEYTKINQIHKFACDYLSDWFPNLGSYQAFCNRLNRLGGAFTRLSELLLEDTQPNDCIIDQCLLDSMPIITCSGKRKGKVANEVTNKGYCSTKGVYYYGMKLHMLGIRRQDALPFPEQVLFTPASVNDIVVYKERWSEMRNRTFFGDKIYMHNEFNQQVKSQYNSEMLTPIKAIKGMPLIIKQRIKAADDLYNRAVSKIRQPIEAMFSWLIEKTDIQRASKVSSTKGLMVHAFGKLTATFLNYVLNP, from the coding sequence ATGATAATCAAGGATAAGGACTTCAATTTAATAAAAATATACGATCTAATTTGTTATTATTTCGATGAGTTAAGATATTATTGTGAACGATTTAGTAACAATAACTCCCCTTGCTTTACTGATCAAGAGGTGATGACAATATATCTTTTTGGTGTTCAATATCAAGAATACACCAAGATAAATCAGATTCATAAATTTGCATGTGATTACTTGTCTGACTGGTTTCCAAATTTAGGATCTTATCAAGCATTTTGTAATCGCCTTAATCGTTTAGGTGGAGCTTTTACAAGATTGTCTGAGTTATTACTTGAAGACACTCAGCCTAATGATTGTATTATCGATCAATGTTTACTTGATTCGATGCCAATTATAACGTGTTCTGGCAAACGAAAAGGCAAGGTGGCCAATGAAGTAACCAATAAAGGCTATTGCTCTACGAAAGGAGTTTACTATTATGGCATGAAGCTTCATATGCTGGGGATAAGACGACAAGATGCTTTACCATTTCCAGAGCAAGTCCTTTTTACCCCTGCATCTGTGAACGATATTGTCGTCTACAAGGAGAGATGGTCAGAGATGCGGAACAGAACCTTCTTCGGAGATAAAATTTACATGCATAATGAATTTAACCAACAAGTGAAGAGTCAGTATAATTCAGAAATGTTGACACCTATTAAGGCAATAAAAGGGATGCCTTTGATAATCAAACAAAGAATAAAAGCAGCAGATGATTTGTATAATAGAGCTGTATCTAAAATTAGACAACCTATTGAAGCAATGTTCTCTTGGCTAATCGAAAAAACAGATATACAAAGAGCTAGTAAAGTAAGTTCTACAAAAGGATTAATGGTACATGCATTCGGTAAACTAACTGCAACGTTTCTTAATTATGTTTTGAACCCTTGA
- a CDS encoding transposase, whose product MDCVSDTIHEGDYILFDGSDIQKKYAKTMEGLDFVKDGDEKNKVGLGYWLMNVVHIDKANKMTPLYNKLYSFDHGAKSEDNEAIEALKEVDNAISKNVTCVFDRGFDRQIIKDYVVSQQNNFIIRLKKNTKLIYKGKETTVSTIGKKIPFFMELTANKRGKNKSKKINFECGAVKVKYRIKQREFELWLVATKRKSGGKYWLLTNSPKHTITEVISEAFQAYGFRWKIEEYHRHIKSSYDLENIQIKKFDGLQCMLAILTIAMGILYNTLESMHLRLLLDSKIKILDKNKVSELRNFIYYKISTIIKILLANVYTKHIIQSKQTQVDVGQMRLNLDF is encoded by the coding sequence ATGGATTGTGTGTCAGATACAATTCATGAAGGAGACTACATTCTATTTGATGGATCAGATATTCAAAAGAAATATGCTAAGACCATGGAAGGTCTGGATTTTGTAAAAGATGGAGATGAGAAAAATAAGGTTGGATTAGGTTATTGGCTTATGAATGTTGTACATATTGATAAGGCCAATAAGATGACACCTTTGTATAATAAGCTGTACAGTTTCGATCATGGAGCCAAGAGTGAAGATAATGAAGCAATCGAAGCATTAAAAGAAGTAGATAATGCTATTTCAAAGAATGTAACTTGTGTGTTTGATCGAGGATTTGATCGTCAGATTATTAAGGATTATGTTGTTAGTCAACAAAATAACTTCATAATCAGATTGAAAAAGAATACCAAATTAATATACAAAGGCAAAGAAACTACTGTATCTACAATTGGGAAAAAGATTCCATTCTTCATGGAATTAACTGCCAATAAAAGAGGCAAAAACAAAAGTAAAAAGATAAACTTTGAGTGTGGTGCTGTTAAGGTTAAATATAGAATAAAGCAGAGGGAATTTGAGCTATGGCTTGTTGCTACAAAACGCAAATCAGGAGGGAAATATTGGTTATTAACCAACTCACCGAAGCATACAATAACAGAAGTTATTAGTGAAGCTTTTCAAGCATATGGCTTTCGTTGGAAAATAGAAGAATACCATAGACATATCAAATCAAGCTATGATTTAGAGAATATACAAATAAAGAAGTTTGATGGACTGCAATGCATGTTGGCAATTTTAACCATTGCAATGGGAATCCTTTATAACACATTAGAGTCCATGCATCTAAGGTTGTTGCTAGATAGCAAAATTAAGATACTTGATAAAAACAAGGTATCTGAACTCAGAAATTTTATCTATTATAAGATAAGTACGATAATTAAAATTTTATTGGCAAATGTTTACACAAAACATATAATACAGAGTAAACAGACACAAGTAGACGTAGGACAAATGAGACTCAATCTAGATTTCTGA
- a CDS encoding sulfatase → MLKINTFKASMLFASVALFSCGTKKKTPKQPNIIFIMSDDHGYQAISAYGHHLNHTPNIDRIANEGVLFTHGYVNNSICAPSRAAMLTGKHSFKNGKVDNFQRYDWSQDNVAKELRKGGYTTALIGKIHLKGLPQGFDYSNVLPGQGQYYNPEFIENGKQKKYHGYCTQVTTDITLDWLNNRRDKTKPFFLMYHQKAPHRTWMPDLKYLGKFDDVDFKLPANFFDTYEGKTAAKHHEMGVLKHMDVVYDLKMLDKEGDIKTKYRGYAQSMYNRMDPEQRKKWDAYYDPIIKAFKASKLTGEDLAKWKYNRYMRDYLSTVQSVDDGVGEVLEYLEREGLAENTIVVYTSDQGFYLGEHGWFDKRFMYEESFRTPILIRYPKGFKGAKIEDHLVQNIDFAPTFLDYAGLEIPKDMQGESLKSLLDGSAKNWRDALYYTYYEYPGEHSVERHCGVRTDRYKLIHFYYDSDTWELYDLKEDPSEMKNLYGLPDYKEIQKAMHVKLDSLRAKYGDSEQIENENLDRYLKKKGLKRKVIKK, encoded by the coding sequence ATGCTGAAAATAAACACATTTAAAGCTTCTATGCTTTTTGCATCGGTGGCTTTGTTTTCGTGTGGAACGAAAAAGAAGACTCCTAAACAACCTAATATTATCTTTATCATGAGTGATGATCATGGATATCAAGCTATCAGTGCATACGGTCATCACTTAAATCATACTCCAAATATTGATAGGATTGCTAATGAAGGAGTCCTTTTTACGCATGGATATGTCAATAATTCCATCTGTGCTCCAAGTAGGGCCGCAATGCTTACGGGAAAACACAGTTTCAAAAATGGAAAGGTAGATAATTTCCAAAGATATGATTGGTCGCAGGACAATGTGGCTAAGGAACTTCGTAAAGGAGGATATACCACTGCTTTGATTGGAAAGATTCATCTTAAAGGTTTGCCGCAGGGATTTGATTATTCTAATGTGCTACCTGGTCAAGGCCAGTACTATAATCCTGAATTTATAGAGAATGGGAAACAGAAAAAATATCACGGTTATTGTACCCAAGTAACGACTGATATTACGCTTGATTGGTTGAATAATAGGCGTGATAAAACCAAACCTTTTTTCTTAATGTACCATCAAAAAGCCCCACATAGAACCTGGATGCCTGATCTAAAGTATTTGGGTAAGTTTGATGATGTTGATTTTAAATTGCCTGCAAATTTCTTTGATACCTATGAAGGAAAGACAGCAGCAAAGCATCATGAGATGGGTGTTCTTAAGCATATGGATGTTGTTTATGACTTAAAGATGCTAGATAAGGAGGGGGATATCAAGACAAAATATCGTGGATACGCTCAAAGTATGTATAATAGAATGGATCCTGAACAACGTAAAAAATGGGATGCATATTATGATCCTATTATTAAGGCATTTAAAGCTTCAAAACTTACTGGAGAAGATCTTGCAAAGTGGAAGTATAACCGATATATGAGAGATTATCTTAGCACGGTTCAATCAGTAGATGATGGTGTGGGTGAAGTACTAGAATATTTGGAACGTGAAGGTCTTGCAGAAAATACGATTGTTGTCTATACTTCTGATCAAGGCTTCTATCTTGGGGAACATGGTTGGTTTGATAAACGTTTTATGTATGAAGAATCTTTCAGAACACCTATCTTAATTAGATACCCTAAAGGATTTAAAGGAGCAAAGATCGAAGATCATCTTGTTCAGAATATTGATTTTGCTCCTACATTCTTAGACTATGCCGGTCTTGAAATACCAAAAGATATGCAAGGAGAATCTTTAAAATCTCTTTTAGATGGCTCTGCCAAGAATTGGAGAGATGCTCTATATTATACTTATTATGAATATCCAGGAGAGCACAGTGTAGAGAGGCATTGTGGAGTGCGTACAGATCGTTATAAGCTCATACATTTTTATTATGATTCTGATACATGGGAGCTGTATGATTTAAAAGAGGATCCTTCTGAGATGAAAAACCTATATGGTCTGCCTGATTATAAGGAGATTCAAAAAGCAATGCATGTTAAACTTGACTCACTACGTGCTAAGTATGGTGACTCTGAGCAGATAGAGAACGAAAACCTAGATCGTTATTTGAAGAAGAAAGGTTTAAAAAGAAAAGTGATTAAAAAGTAA
- a CDS encoding aminoacyl-histidine dipeptidase, which produces MSSEIKNLDPKVVWEHFYDLTQIPRPSKHEDAIQEFMVNFGEGLGLETLKDAAGNVLIRKPATPGMENRKGVIFQGHLDMVPQKNSDTKHDFTKDPIDAYIDGDWVTAKGTTLGADNGIGAAAAMAVLSSNDLEHGPVEALFTAEEETGMAGAFGLQPNWVKGDILLNLDSEDEGELYVGCAGGIDASVQFEYDQLIVPKDFEPFKLAITGLKGGHSGMDIILGLANANKLMVRFLRYATRELDVRLANIDGGSLRNAIPREAFAEIVVPTEQVEALKAKVSEFESTYKSEFSKKEPNLSFKIEGCDKPDSLIDEYTQDNLIDAVYACPNGVIRMSDDMEGLVETSSNLASVKSVNGVIKVNMLIRSSVETAKMELSERIESLFELADAEVILSGSYPGWKPNLDSPILKEMQEVYKTNWGKIPEIRAIHAGLECGLLGSHYPNWDMISFGPTIRSPHSPDEKVNIETVSKFWEYLKETLKHIPAK; this is translated from the coding sequence ATGAGTTCTGAAATAAAAAACCTAGATCCCAAAGTTGTTTGGGAACACTTTTATGATTTGACACAAATACCTCGCCCTTCAAAGCACGAGGATGCAATCCAAGAGTTTATGGTGAACTTTGGAGAAGGACTTGGTTTAGAGACATTAAAAGATGCAGCAGGAAATGTATTGATTCGCAAGCCTGCAACTCCTGGTATGGAAAATCGTAAAGGGGTTATCTTTCAGGGACACCTCGATATGGTTCCTCAAAAAAATAGCGATACTAAACACGATTTTACAAAAGATCCTATTGATGCATATATTGATGGAGATTGGGTTACTGCAAAAGGAACAACATTAGGTGCTGACAATGGTATTGGTGCTGCTGCTGCAATGGCTGTTTTGTCATCAAACGATTTGGAACACGGTCCAGTAGAGGCTCTTTTTACTGCTGAAGAAGAGACTGGTATGGCTGGTGCTTTCGGTTTGCAACCAAACTGGGTTAAAGGAGACATTCTTCTTAATTTAGATTCAGAAGACGAAGGAGAGCTTTATGTTGGATGTGCTGGAGGTATAGATGCTTCTGTACAATTTGAGTATGATCAACTTATCGTTCCCAAAGACTTTGAACCATTCAAATTAGCTATTACAGGGTTAAAAGGAGGACACTCTGGGATGGATATTATCCTTGGGTTGGCTAATGCAAACAAGTTAATGGTTCGCTTCCTTCGTTATGCAACTAGAGAACTTGATGTACGTTTAGCAAATATTGATGGAGGTAGCCTAAGAAATGCGATTCCTCGTGAAGCATTCGCTGAGATCGTTGTTCCTACTGAACAAGTAGAGGCATTAAAAGCAAAAGTTTCAGAATTTGAGAGCACCTATAAATCAGAATTTTCTAAGAAAGAACCAAATCTATCTTTCAAAATAGAAGGATGTGACAAGCCAGATTCTTTGATTGATGAATATACTCAAGACAACCTAATCGACGCTGTATACGCATGTCCTAATGGAGTAATACGTATGAGTGACGATATGGAAGGATTGGTAGAGACTTCGTCAAACCTTGCTTCTGTAAAATCTGTGAATGGAGTGATTAAAGTAAACATGCTTATTCGTAGCTCTGTAGAAACAGCAAAAATGGAGTTAAGTGAAAGGATCGAGAGTCTTTTCGAACTAGCAGATGCTGAGGTTATTCTTTCTGGTTCTTATCCAGGATGGAAACCAAACCTTGACTCTCCTATCCTAAAAGAGATGCAAGAAGTTTACAAAACAAATTGGGGAAAAATTCCAGAAATCAGAGCAATCCATGCAGGTCTTGAGTGTGGACTTTTAGGGTCACATTATCCTAACTGGGATATGATCTCATTTGGACCAACTATTCGTTCTCCTCACTCACCTGATGAGAAAGTAAATATCGAAACAGTATCTAAATTTTGGGAATACCTCAAAGAGACACTAAAGCACATTCCTGCTAAATAG
- a CDS encoding LURP-one-related family protein, producing MNPILNRNSFFVKEHTGVFKASNNYDIFDPEGDHTDPIIKCREVNLSGFAKLLRFNKDYKRMTPFEIVLTDKQDNKVLTVKRGWTFWRSEVEVLDENDQLIGTMRQKLLSLGGRFRVFDVNETEICQLQGKWTSWEFSFQKEDVQLALVSKKFAGMAKELFTTADNYLLTIDPRVVENSVARTLIMASVMSIDMVLKE from the coding sequence ATGAATCCTATACTTAATAGAAATAGTTTCTTTGTAAAAGAACACACTGGTGTATTTAAAGCGAGTAACAACTATGATATCTTTGACCCTGAAGGAGATCACACAGATCCAATCATTAAATGCCGCGAGGTTAATTTATCAGGATTTGCAAAACTCCTTCGTTTCAATAAAGATTATAAAAGAATGACTCCATTCGAAATCGTTCTCACAGATAAACAAGACAATAAGGTACTTACAGTTAAAAGAGGATGGACTTTCTGGAGATCCGAAGTAGAGGTTCTTGATGAAAACGACCAACTTATCGGCACTATGAGACAGAAGCTACTATCACTAGGGGGTAGATTTAGAGTTTTTGATGTAAATGAGACTGAAATATGTCAATTACAAGGAAAATGGACTTCGTGGGAATTTTCTTTCCAAAAAGAGGATGTACAATTAGCACTTGTATCAAAGAAATTTGCAGGAATGGCAAAAGAGTTATTCACCACAGCAGACAACTATCTTCTTACAATCGACCCTAGAGTTGTAGAAAACTCTGTAGCTAGAACATTAATTATGGCATCGGTTATGTCTATTGATATGGTATTAAAAGAGTAG
- a CDS encoding 5-formyltetrahydrofolate cyclo-ligase: MKLKIAMVQFSPILGENRTNYNRIVSILNNMKEEADVILFPELSNSGYHFENIEQAEASAEEVDNSLLVEFLIDYAKKKDSAIGIGFCQKENTKRYNSALWITPNGVEHTYRKLHLFNTENKYFTQGKTIAPTFTWKNVRIGLMICYDWTFPEMWQLMAKEEVDVICHICNLVMPHAQEMVKTYAFSNHYYIAQVNRVGAERDLSFTGLSSIISPSAELICKASVQKEEILYGEIDTTISRNKQLNSFNHKSRDARKDIYHLEYSDELNQKRLIHREKRVLRKQIKEEWANITIQDRVEAEKITLSKLKKNSSFQNAQNILMFWSLPDEINTHDFIRNEAKSKNIFLPVMVGDSLHIAPYTTDEELDDKNTFGVYEPSLSNSISLNKMDLIIIPGVAFDSTGARLGRGKGYYDRLLTKFDGTKIGLGLYFQKINKVPVEKHDQQMSFIIV, from the coding sequence ATGAAATTAAAGATAGCAATGGTTCAATTCTCTCCCATCCTCGGAGAGAATAGGACCAATTATAATCGTATTGTGTCTATCCTCAACAATATGAAAGAAGAGGCAGACGTCATTCTCTTCCCCGAACTATCCAACTCCGGATACCATTTTGAAAATATAGAACAAGCTGAAGCATCTGCTGAAGAAGTAGACAACAGCTTACTAGTCGAGTTTTTAATCGATTATGCAAAGAAAAAAGACAGTGCAATAGGAATAGGTTTCTGTCAAAAAGAAAACACAAAACGCTACAATAGTGCACTATGGATTACACCTAATGGAGTAGAACATACTTATAGAAAATTACATCTTTTTAATACCGAAAATAAATACTTTACACAAGGTAAAACCATAGCCCCTACTTTTACATGGAAAAATGTTCGTATAGGTTTAATGATATGCTATGATTGGACTTTCCCTGAAATGTGGCAATTGATGGCTAAAGAAGAGGTAGATGTTATATGCCACATCTGCAACCTTGTCATGCCACATGCTCAAGAAATGGTCAAAACTTACGCGTTTTCGAACCACTACTATATCGCTCAAGTAAACAGAGTTGGTGCTGAAAGAGACCTGTCATTTACTGGACTATCTTCAATTATTTCCCCATCAGCTGAACTCATCTGCAAAGCATCAGTTCAAAAGGAAGAGATCCTTTATGGAGAGATAGATACGACAATCTCTAGAAACAAGCAATTAAATTCTTTTAACCATAAATCACGAGATGCAAGAAAAGATATATATCATCTTGAATACAGTGATGAGTTGAATCAGAAAAGACTTATCCATAGAGAAAAAAGGGTATTACGAAAACAGATAAAAGAGGAATGGGCAAATATTACCATTCAAGATAGAGTAGAAGCAGAAAAGATCACACTCTCTAAGTTGAAAAAAAATTCTTCATTTCAGAACGCACAGAATATTCTTATGTTTTGGTCTCTTCCTGACGAAATAAACACTCATGATTTTATAAGAAACGAGGCAAAGAGTAAAAATATTTTCCTTCCTGTTATGGTTGGTGATTCTCTTCATATAGCACCCTATACAACAGACGAAGAGTTAGATGATAAGAATACTTTTGGTGTATATGAACCTTCTCTATCTAATTCAATATCCTTGAATAAAATGGACCTTATAATCATTCCAGGAGTCGCTTTTGATTCAACAGGGGCAAGGTTAGGAAGAGGCAAAGGCTACTACGATAGGCTTCTGACAAAGTTTGACGGAACCAAAATAGGGTTAGGACTATACTTTCAAAAAATAAATAAAGTCCCTGTTGAAAAACACGACCAACAAATGTCATTCATTATAGTATAA